gtgatgcccctagtggacaccaggagaacatatTATATAATCAATAGTTCCATTAAGACAAAATGAAACACTCAACTTTCAGCTTTTATTCCTTCGGGGCAGACAGCAGGTGAGGCATCTGTCTAGGTCAGTTCAGTAGATTAGCAACAAGGAGACGATGCGGAGGAATACATTAAAAACCACAAAAGAACTCGTcgggtaaaaaaaaactttaaaaaaaacttaacaAAACCTCAAACAGATTCAAATAAGAACAATAAAACTAATCTGTTAGAAAACTCGAGTGCATTTTagttttggtttgtttgttcctcacgctgacacacacacacacacacacacacacacacacacacacacacacacacacagtatttacACTTCAGTATTTATAGACTCTGTTCGTTCAGAGCTTTAAGCCCCGCCTCTCGTTGTCCCGGCCGGCCAATCAGCAGCTGCTGTTCTTGAACTCTCCGTTCTCCGTGATTGACAGCTTGGTGGGGTTGCTAGGCGACAGGCCGTTGAGCGGCGAGCTGCAGCGCTCCTTCACCTGCGTCAGCGCCTCCATCAGCCGAGAGTTGGCCGTCTAGAGCCATCCGTCATCTTCTGATTGACGGAAGAAATCAATTAACCCCTCGAGTACAAACAGATAAGTGTAAACAACAGATAACAGTGTAAACAACAGATAACAGACTTCTTTACTCTATAGCTGAAGTAGATGATAAGACTGATCAGATAATATTGATCAGATAATATTGATTAGATAATATTGATTGTATTATATTGATTGGATAATATTGATTAGATCATATTGATTAGATAATATTGATTAGATATAGCACAAACAATAATAACTGTATTTAATAAACAAGCTAAACAAAGTCTGTTTGTATCAACTGGCTCTCACAACAACACGTgtgagggaggggcggggccacgtgtgagggagggggcggggccagctcAGGTTTCACAATAAAGGTCCATACCTGAGCGTCTATGATCTTCTGTTTGGCTTCAATCATCGCCTGCATCTCTGTGTGGTCGCGtttaagctcctcctccaccgccatcagcctacacacacagacagacacacacacacacacacacacagacacacacagacacacacaccctgaatgtcaacactctggaggaggtgcgGCCCAGAGGAGTGCATCCCACCTGCAGATGACGCTCCTCATCtggctctccttctcctcctgctgcctcctcAGTCGCTCCTCGCTctgctccagctgctcctcctgacAATGAAGCCGGCGCTCGTACTCCTGCAGGCGGCgtgaggagagcaggaggcgcTCCTTCAGCCGAGAGATCTCCTGCTcgtactgggggggggggggaagaggggaggagagggggggaggaggaggagagatgggggaggaggaggaggaggagatggggaggaggaggaggaggaggggaggatgaggaggaggaggaggaggaggggaggatgaggaggaggagaggaggaggaggaggaggagggggggaggatgaggaggaggagaggggaggaggaggagtcactatGCGTTGGTACTTTCAGAGCGTTGAGTTGTTTGTTCCTTCAAACCTTCTCAGAgtcctttccctcctcctcctcctcctcctgctcctcctgctcctcctcctcctcttcgtacTGGCCGTTGTTCAGCACCCAGGCTGCCGTCCTCTCCACCGGAGACATGGCCGCCTCCCCCTAAGTCAGagcggtgacatcatcatcaggCGCCGTCCCGCGCTCCGCCCCGGCGTCCCTGCAGTACCTGCTGCGGCTGCTTGGCGGCGCtctgaggaggcggagccacgtTCTCCACGGCGAGGCCGGGGGGCGGCGCCGTCGGCTCGGGGTCGGCGCGAGGGAGGCGGCGCGGCgtcctggccccgcccccagccCTGCTCTGCTGCTCCACCTTGACGATGTGGGCGGTGCCCGCCGTCGTGCTCTGGCGGGGGACGGCGACCGCCGTGGCGGCGCCGGGCGGCAGGGCGGGCGGAGCGTGGCGCCGCGGCGCGGAGCGGCCCTCGCTCCGCCCGCCGCCGGACGGctctcgacctttgacccccgccCGGCCGCCCGAGTTGTCCGAGTCGCCGCGGCTGTCGCGCGAGCTCTCGGTGCTCGGGTTCCCCGAGCTGGAGTGGGCGGAGCCGGCGGCCCGGTGGGCGTGGTTACTCAGGTGGTACACGGGGTTCTGGAAGGACAGCGGCGCCGGGGGCAGCGGCCGCCTGGCCTGCGGCGCGCTCTGCGGCGCCCCGGCTGTGGGCGGCGGCCTCGTCTGCTGCGGGGTGAGAGGGTTGgagtgggggggcggggccacggagGCCTGGGAGCCCGCCCTGCTGaggcgagggggcggggcctcgtgGTGGAGGCCGTCCTGCAGGTCCACCAGAGAGACGCTGCCCTCCATCACGCCGCCCGCCGGAGACCGGAGGCTGCAGGAAGTGACACGGACACACGGGCCAGAGGCAGGAAATGACACGGACACACGGGTCAGAGGCAGGAAGTGACACGGACACACGGGTCAGAGGCAGGAAGTGACACGGACACACGGGCCAGAGGCAGGAAGTGACACGGACACACGGGCCAGAGGCAGGAAGTGACACGGACACACGGGCCAGAGGCAGGAAGTGACACGGACACACGGGCCAGAGGCAGGAAGTGACACGGACACACGGGCCAGAGGCAGGAAGTGACACGGACACACGGGCCAGACGCTTCATTCAAACTCTCTCTCCATGAAGATGTGAAAGTCTTCAGAATTTAAATCTTATGTcaatttatatacattataaatatttataatgtatataaataaataaatatttatttatttcatttatataaataaatatatatatataaatacttatttaatataaatgaatatttatatatattataaatatttattctattataaatatgaataaataactatatataaaatatatataaaatatataaatatttattttaatttttaaaacatgtttagcaGCCAAATCAAATAGTTTACAGGATGTTTCTTCATAAtacttttaataatttaaagtaaacagatttttttaaaagagatattaaatgagaataataaaatgtttttgatgAAATATCACAGCGTTTGTCACacatgaggcgttcagggaccgttGGCAAGATGAACACTAATGACAGTTGTTCCACATTCTGCTTGTGATTGTTTTGGAACATTCTGCTCTGATCAAcatgcgttgttgttgttgtcatagcAGTGACATGTACCTGTCTGCGGCGTCCTCAGAGATGCGCTGTAACCCTGACGACAGGCTGCCACTCAGGTCCTGAAGGCGTCGCAGCTGCAGGGTGGGCGTGGCCGACAGGCAGCGGGAGATATCCCCCAGAATCCTCGGCAGCGGACCCAGCTTCACTACGGTGGCCTGCAGGAAGGAATTATCACCCTGGGGTCGCCGAGTGAGTGTttacaggagaacctgccgccggctatgaggctctacaacagatcacctcttgccagatcatagtgcaataactacaacaatagctgaatacttacactatgttgatctgcacttcacacatctcatttggttgcactacacacatacacacacatttcatttcatttgctctgcactcatacacacactttgctttttgcactctgtctatatttaatattttgtgtatttgatttgtcagtgttgttgtgtgttgtgtatgcatgtgttgtatatttacatatatattttgtttgtattttacttttattttacttgtatacttctatatctttcatccctgtttcttatattttgtgttttgtttttattcttgtgtgttgctgctactgtcacgacaaatttccccttggggattaataaagtatatatctatctatctatctatctttgtgggtgtgtgtgtatgtgtgtgtgtgtgtgtgtgtgtgtgtgtatgtgtgtgtgtatatgtgtgtatgagaaagtggtcgcaaatcagttgtgcgactttctacatcataatagtttatttgagaaatttcaatcaggatttagaaaacaccacagcaccgagacggcactggtgaaaattacaaatgacctcttaatggcagcagataaaggactcctctctgtcctggtcttgttagaccttagtgctgcattcgacaccattgaccatgacatcctgttacagagactggagcagtcgattggcatttcaggcacggcactaatttggtttaaatcctatttatcagatcgatctcagtttgtatttgtaaacgatgacgcctcgataaccaccaacgttaatcacggagttccacaaggttctgtgcttggaccaattttatttaccttatacatgcttcctttgggcaatattatcaggaaacactccataaactttcattgttatgcagatgacactcaactatatttatcgataaaaccagaggagagcaaccaactctgtaaaattcaagcatgtcttaaagacataaaacatggatgacctgcaacttcttgatgttaaactcagacaaaaccgaagtaattttaatcggccctgagcacctcagagatcgattatctggtgatgtggattctgtagacggcattgccctggcatccaacaccactgtaaagaatcttggcgttatctttgatcgggacttgtcctttaactcccacgtaaagcaaatctcaaggactgcattctttcatctcgtaatatttcaaaatcaggcacatcttgtctcaaaagatgcagaaaaattggttcacgttcgttacttgagactggattactgcaactccttattagcaggctgctctaataaatctcttaggtccctccagttgatccagaatgctgcagctcgtgttctcactaaaactaagaaaagagatcacatcactcctgcactagctgctctgcactggctcccagtaaaatcaagaatcacttttaaaattcttctcttaacctacaaagccttgattggtgatgctccattatatcttaaggagcttgtcgtaccatattgccccactagagagctacgctcactaaatgcggactacttgtagttcctagagtcttaaaaagtagaatgggagccagagcctttagttatcaagctcctcttttatggaaccagcttccaatttcagtccgggaggcagacacagtcacctcgtttaagagtagacttaagaccttcctctttgacagagcttatagttagggctgaatcaggttcacctggtccagccccttgatatgctgctataggcttatagctgccgggggacgttttaggatgcactgagtacctatctcctctttttttctccttaaggatgaattttcatctctcaatcacacgttactaactctgctttctcccggaagtccttttgactttcgtctcatggggtcatcggaccctatgagacggcatagatcctatctgcctgatggatcgtctgggtcgtggaattcctgctcatgactacgccactgtcctgttgagactccgcccactcctcctccccaccgccatctgcctgatggatcgtggaggtctccatcgtggaatatgcctactatgaactattcatacactctgtcatattcattgaatgtattttaactctaaatctgtccttctgtacacattacatctattgcatctgtccatcctggagagggatcctcctctgttgctctcctgcaggtttcttcccttttttttcccccctgaagggttatttgggagtttttcctggtccgatgtgaggttttggggcagggatgtctatgtgtacagattgtaaagcactccgagacaaatttgtaatttgtgaaattgggctatacaaataaactgaattgaattgaaattgaatgtgtgtgtgtgtatgtgtgtatatgtgtgtatgtgtgtgtatatgtgtgtatgtgtatgtatttatatatgtgtgtgtatgtgtatgtgtgtgtatgtgtgtgtatatatgtgtgtgtgtatatgtatatatgtgtgtgtgtgtgtgtgtgtgtgtatgtgtgtgtgtatgtgtgtgtatatgtgtgtgtgtatatatgtgtgtgtgtgtgtatgtgtgtgtgtgtatgtgtgtgtgtatgtgtgtgtgtatgtgtgtgtatgtgtgtgtgtggatggttgGAATGAAAGCACCAGGATGCAGTGGTGTGTTGGGGAGGGGGCAACAGAGAGAGTTGGCcacataggaggaggaggaggaggaggaggaggaggaggaggaggagagaaacaaacatgAGGGAAACTTAATAGAAACAAAATTCAAACTAAAACATGCTTCAACTGAACAGAACCTCAGCCACTGCAGAGCCAtgctgggggggaggggcatgcTGGGAAGTTCAGCCACCCACTGTTAATGTGGAGAAGTGAAGCTGCTGATGGTAACTCattacatcatcacacacaccaccaacaatCAATAACTGAAGCTgtttactgaccaccagggggcgactctggttgtatagaagtctatgcttcatgtgttaaagctgcattctccctcctgaccaccaggggcaacACACACCTTGTCGAGCTGGGAGACCACCTCCCACAGCAGGGCGTGGAGGACCGACAGCTCGCGGCCGAGGTCGATGTCGCCCTCGAACCCCGGCGTGGTGGACAGCGTCTCCGGGTTGGAGATCTCAGACAGGAAACGCATCATGGCCGCCCACTCGTGCTCCAGGAAGTCGTTCATGAAGGCCATGTACTCCTCTTTGGTTCCAAACCTGGGGACACATTCAGGTCGAAGTATCATGGTATATCATGGTCTGGCTCTGGGTCCTGGTCtaggtctggtcctggtctggttcactCACTTGGTGAAGTTGGCGAGGTTCTGGATGACCTTGGCGATGAGCGTGAGCGTGCGCGCCGTGCGGTCGTCGGGGTATTCCTGCATCAGGTCGAAGAGCGACGGCGACATGACGGCCGGACACAGGAAGcgcaggaagagggaggagcttaCCAGACGCCAGCTGATGTCCGGCTGCTGGCCGCGAGCCACGCCCTGCTGCCTCCACGCCACGAACACCTCCTTCAGCTCGCGGGGGAACACGCTGCGgacacggagttccacaaggttctgtgctgggGCCACTTTAACTCTCATTGATCTTATTCATGCTTCCTCTGGGAAATATCATcagaaacattccataaactttcactGTTCTGCAGATGATCCTCAATTATATctctgatcaaccagaggagaccaaccatcatcatcatcatcatcattatatctgtgatcaaccagaggagaccaaccatcatcatcatcatcatcatcattatcatcattatatctgtgatcaaccagagaagaccaaccatcatcatcatcatcatcacggagttccacaaggttctgtgcttggaccaattttatttaccttatacatgcttcctttgggcaatattatcaggaaacactccataaactttcattgttatgcagatgatactcaactatatctatcgataaaaccagaggagagcaaccaactcggtaaaattcaagcatgtcttaaagacataaaaac
This genomic interval from Pseudoliparis swirei isolate HS2019 ecotype Mariana Trench unplaced genomic scaffold, NWPU_hadal_v1 hadal_25, whole genome shotgun sequence contains the following:
- the rasal2 gene encoding ras GTPase-activating protein nGAP isoform X2, which encodes MEPDPGDVDSPLGGLSLLDPLLDRILADSVCQQQGWLRVYDVRGPPAHRFSCGQSPCGGVWNRKLCLLTDSQLILLQRNHEAAAEAQGPTDPSKGRSLRRTVSVPSEGQFTEFPPEGATAMLEAERSPRRRSISGLGRDEKNNTPTSSPFKVPGFFSKRLKGSIKRTKSQTKLHRNIIFRSRGLPQLKEASSHESLLSPGSALEALDLSLEEEVLIKPLHSSILGQDFCFEVTYSGGSKCFSCSSSSERDKWMENLRRTVQPNKDNCRRAEHLLRLWIIEAKDLPPKKKYFCELCLDDVLYARTGSKARQDGLFWGEHFDFGGLPATSNLTVHLYRDPARKNKKDKNSYVGLVNIPVAGVTGRQFVEKWYPVSTPTASKAKGGGPSIRIKSRFQTISILPMEQYKEFAEFVTNNYALMCSVLEPVISVRNKEEMACALVHILQSTGRAKDFLTDLVMSEVERCSDHEVLIFRENTLATKAIEEYLKLVGQKYLHDALGEFIKALYESDENCEVDPSRCSSSELEENQSNLKMCCELAFCKIINSYCVFPRELKEVFVAWRQQGVARGQQPDISWRLVSSSLFLRFLCPAVMSPSLFDLMQEYPDDRTARTLTLIAKVIQNLANFTKFGTKEEYMAFMNDFLEHEWAAMMRFLSEISNPETLSTTPGFEGDIDLGRELSVLHALLWEVVSQLDKGDNSFLQATVVKLGPLPRILGDISRCLSATPTLQLRRLQDLSGSLSSGLQRISEDAADSLRSPAGGVMEGSVSLVDLQDGLHHEAPPPRLSRAGSQASVAPPPHSNPLTPQQTRPPPTAGAPQSAPQARRPLPPAPLSFQNPVYHLSNHAHRAAGSAHSSSGNPSTESSRDSRGDSDNSGGRAGVKGREPSGGGRSEGRSAPRRHAPPALPPGAATAVAVPRQSTTAGTAHIVKVEQQSRAGGGARTPRRLPRADPEPTAPPPGLAVENVAPPPQSAAKQPQQGEAAMSPVERTAAWVLNNGQYEEEEEEQEEQEEEEEEGKDSEKYEQEISRLKERLLLSSRRLQEYERRLHCQEEQLEQSEERLRRQQEEKESQMRSVICRLMAVEEELKRDHTEMQAMIEAKQKIIDAQVWTFITANSRLMEALTQVKERCSSPLNGLSPSNPTKLSITENGEFKNSSC